From a single Shewanella denitrificans OS217 genomic region:
- a CDS encoding flavodoxin yields the protein MKKVNLVFGTVYGSAQHVAETLAPAIEKLGYEVAIKQPNELASFTPPEDELLIIICSTTGQGDLPDDIFPWFNLLKSNAPYLPKLNYSIIGLGDSCYETFCGAARQFDALFQELGANTVTDMFEIDASETMSPEDDALNWISVWHSQVEH from the coding sequence ATGAAGAAAGTGAACCTAGTGTTTGGTACTGTCTATGGCAGCGCTCAACACGTTGCAGAGACCTTGGCTCCAGCCATAGAAAAACTAGGCTATGAGGTGGCGATAAAACAACCTAATGAACTTGCGAGTTTTACCCCGCCAGAAGATGAGCTGTTGATCATTATTTGTTCCACTACGGGACAAGGGGATCTGCCCGATGATATTTTTCCTTGGTTTAACTTACTTAAATCAAATGCGCCTTATTTGCCCAAATTGAACTACAGCATTATTGGCCTAGGGGACTCTTGCTATGAAACCTTTTGCGGCGCCGCTAGACAGTTTGATGCTTTATTTCAAGAACTTGGCGCAAATACAGTAACCGATATGTTTGAAATCGATGCCAGCGAAACCATGAGCCCCGAAGATGATGCCTTAAACTGGATTAGTGTGTGGCACAGCCAAGTCGAACATTAA
- a CDS encoding PTS transporter subunit EIIC has protein sequence MAQPSRTLSYLNQQWFKFAQRLSQALLVPIAILPAAGLMLGLTVNPLPFIPIELTMIFASVGKLIFTMMPLLFSVAIAIGFCKDQGIAAFSAVFGFGVFQSTLGALTALYQLPSRPLWGIDTIDTGIAGGILVGAVTCLAVRLSQHLRLPAIFSFFEGRRSAPLIVIPLTIGLAYLLSLLWPSLSVVIQRLSDWAVYQDPSLAFGIYGMVERLLIPLGLHHIWNAPFYLEVGQFFDGTHVIRGEIGRYLAGDITAGNLAGGYLIKMWGLPAAALAIWRCADKSERNRVAGIMLSAGMASWLTGVTEPLEFAFLFVAPILFICHAILTGLAYSLCVVLDIHHGIVFSHGLVDFSLLYSLSSNTGWLLILGPLTGVIYYALFTVSILSFNLKTPGRLASGNDEQKESLRSMIAALGGRHNVLELNACLTRLRISVIDASLVDKARLMRLGAKGVIVVGKGVQVVFGTKAETLRKLLQKYLDSRR, from the coding sequence GTGGCACAGCCAAGTCGAACATTAAGCTATTTAAATCAGCAATGGTTTAAGTTTGCCCAGCGCTTGAGCCAAGCGCTGTTGGTGCCCATTGCTATTCTGCCTGCGGCAGGGCTCATGCTCGGATTAACCGTAAACCCTCTACCTTTTATCCCCATTGAATTGACGATGATTTTTGCCTCAGTGGGCAAATTGATTTTCACCATGATGCCACTGCTCTTTAGTGTTGCCATCGCCATAGGTTTTTGCAAAGACCAAGGCATAGCGGCATTTTCGGCGGTATTTGGCTTTGGGGTATTTCAATCAACGTTAGGCGCTCTTACCGCACTATATCAGCTGCCTTCGAGGCCATTATGGGGGATAGATACCATAGATACTGGTATTGCAGGCGGTATTTTAGTGGGGGCAGTGACGTGTTTAGCGGTCAGGCTAAGTCAGCATTTACGCTTACCGGCGATTTTTTCGTTTTTCGAGGGTAGGCGCAGTGCCCCCTTAATTGTCATCCCCTTGACCATAGGCCTTGCTTACTTATTAAGTCTATTGTGGCCGAGTTTATCTGTGGTTATTCAACGCCTGTCTGATTGGGCTGTGTATCAAGACCCATCCTTGGCTTTTGGCATTTATGGCATGGTCGAGCGGCTGCTTATTCCCTTAGGCCTGCACCATATCTGGAATGCGCCTTTTTATTTAGAAGTGGGTCAGTTTTTTGATGGTACTCATGTTATTCGAGGTGAAATCGGTCGTTATTTAGCGGGGGACATTACCGCTGGAAACCTTGCTGGTGGCTATTTAATCAAGATGTGGGGCTTACCCGCGGCGGCGCTGGCTATCTGGCGCTGCGCCGATAAGAGTGAACGTAATCGTGTGGCTGGCATTATGCTCTCTGCCGGCATGGCGAGTTGGCTAACCGGGGTAACTGAGCCGCTAGAGTTTGCCTTCTTGTTTGTCGCTCCTATATTGTTTATTTGTCATGCCATTTTAACTGGGCTGGCTTACAGCCTCTGTGTGGTATTGGATATTCACCATGGGATAGTGTTTTCCCACGGATTAGTGGATTTCAGCTTACTGTATTCTCTTTCATCCAATACCGGTTGGCTGTTGATTTTAGGGCCGTTAACTGGCGTCATCTACTATGCGCTGTTTACTGTCAGTATTTTAAGCTTTAATTTAAAAACGCCCGGTCGCTTGGCTAGCGGCAATGATGAGCAAAAGGAAAGCCTACGCTCCATGATAGCCGCCTTAGGTGGAAGACATAATGTGCTTGAGTTGAATGCATGTTTAACCCGTCTTAGGATCAGCGTTATCGACGCCAGTTTAGTGGATAAGGCCCGTTTGATGCGCCTTGGGGCCAAGGGCGTTATCGTTGTGGGTAAGGGGGTTCAAGTGGTTTTCGGTACAAAAGCGGAAACATTACGCAAATTACTGCAAAAATACTTAGATTCACGGCGTTAA
- the purU gene encoding formyltetrahydrofolate deformylase translates to MVTLEPENKVRKILITDCADAKGLIAKITGVCFAHQLNIIKNTEFVDRIQGRFFMRTVLEGVFDDASLLKALSEVLPAQNHTKLVAADKKRIVVMVTKEAHCLGDLLMKAYYGGLDVDIAAVVGNYDSLRNLTEKFDIPFHHVCHQGLDRLEHEQAILKIVNGYQPDYVVLAKYMRVLTPEFVCAYPDRIINIHHSFLPAFIGASPYKQAWERGVKIIGATAHFVNDCLDEGPIIKQDVISVDHTFSAEEMAHNGRDVEKSVLSKALQLVLNEQVIVYGNKTVVF, encoded by the coding sequence ATGGTTACTTTAGAGCCAGAAAACAAAGTAAGAAAAATTCTAATTACTGATTGCGCCGATGCCAAGGGGTTAATAGCTAAGATCACCGGCGTTTGTTTTGCTCACCAGTTAAACATCATTAAAAATACTGAGTTTGTTGATCGCATTCAGGGGCGTTTTTTTATGCGCACCGTACTCGAAGGTGTGTTTGATGATGCCAGTTTACTCAAGGCGTTAAGTGAAGTATTGCCAGCGCAGAACCATACCAAGCTGGTTGCTGCCGACAAGAAACGTATCGTGGTGATGGTTACTAAAGAAGCCCATTGTTTGGGTGATTTGTTGATGAAAGCCTATTATGGTGGGCTGGATGTGGATATTGCCGCTGTGGTGGGCAATTATGATAGCCTGCGCAACTTAACTGAAAAGTTTGATATTCCGTTTCACCATGTATGTCATCAAGGCTTAGACAGGCTTGAACATGAACAAGCCATATTGAAAATAGTGAACGGCTATCAGCCTGATTATGTGGTGCTGGCTAAATACATGCGAGTGTTAACCCCTGAGTTTGTCTGTGCCTATCCTGATCGAATTATTAATATTCACCACTCGTTTTTACCCGCGTTTATTGGCGCATCGCCCTATAAACAAGCCTGGGAGCGAGGGGTGAAAATTATTGGCGCTACGGCCCATTTCGTCAATGATTGCCTCGATGAAGGCCCCATTATTAAACAAGATGTCATTTCGGTTGATCATACTTTCAGCGCTGAAGAAATGGCCCACAATGGCCGCGATGTGGAAAAAAGTGTGCTCAGTAAGGCATTGCAGTTAGTGTTAAATGAACAAGTGATTGTCTATGGTAATAAAACCGTGGTGTTTTAG
- a CDS encoding DUF3718 domain-containing protein, translating to MKTIIAASLVTLSFLVMPAQAAMDPQLENTLIDVCKAGVSNRVFSFNDTMKIYRINKARIFPRLMCNGESFHQFALSNNADKTARLIAPYTQGKVTIQDIAFNYSADDLYDIRY from the coding sequence ATGAAAACCATCATAGCTGCAAGTCTAGTCACGTTATCGTTCTTGGTCATGCCAGCACAGGCTGCCATGGATCCACAGCTAGAAAATACCTTAATTGACGTTTGCAAGGCAGGCGTCAGTAATAGAGTATTTAGCTTTAATGACACAATGAAGATTTATCGCATTAATAAAGCAAGAATTTTTCCACGTTTAATGTGTAACGGTGAAAGCTTCCATCAGTTTGCCTTAAGCAATAATGCCGATAAAACGGCGCGTCTCATTGCGCCATATACTCAAGGTAAGGTCACCATTCAAGACATCGCCTTTAATTATTCTGCTGATGACCTCTATGATATACGCTATTAA
- the dapD gene encoding 2,3,4,5-tetrahydropyridine-2,6-dicarboxylate N-succinyltransferase → MEALRQRIETAFENRQHITPGTVEPSLRADVETVIAMLDKGEARVAEKINGQWQVHQWLKKAVLLSFRIFDNGVIDGGDTKYFDKVPQKFADYDEARFKAEAIRVVPPATVRKGSFIGKNTVLMPSYVNLGAYVDEGTMVDTWATVGSCAQIGKNVHLSGGVGIGGVLEPLQAGPTIIEDNCFIGARSEIVEGVVVEEGSVISMGVYIGQSTRIFDRETGEVHYGRVPAGSVVVSGNLPSACGKYSLYAAIIVKKVDAKTRAKVGINELLRIVD, encoded by the coding sequence ATGGAGGCATTACGCCAACGTATTGAAACTGCATTTGAAAATCGTCAACACATCACACCAGGCACAGTTGAACCTAGCCTGCGTGCCGATGTTGAAACGGTTATTGCCATGTTAGACAAAGGTGAGGCTCGAGTCGCTGAAAAAATTAACGGCCAGTGGCAGGTACACCAATGGTTAAAAAAAGCGGTATTACTGTCTTTTCGGATATTTGATAACGGCGTCATTGATGGTGGTGACACTAAATATTTCGATAAAGTACCGCAAAAATTTGCGGACTACGATGAAGCCCGCTTTAAAGCCGAAGCCATTCGCGTTGTTCCACCTGCCACTGTGCGCAAAGGCTCCTTTATCGGTAAAAACACTGTGCTTATGCCCTCTTACGTAAATTTAGGTGCCTATGTAGATGAAGGCACTATGGTTGATACATGGGCGACAGTGGGTTCATGTGCACAAATTGGCAAGAACGTGCACTTGTCTGGCGGTGTGGGTATTGGCGGTGTACTTGAACCCTTACAGGCTGGCCCAACAATTATCGAAGACAATTGCTTTATCGGCGCTCGCAGTGAAATCGTTGAGGGCGTAGTGGTTGAAGAAGGCAGCGTGATTTCTATGGGGGTCTATATAGGCCAAAGCACCCGTATTTTTGATCGTGAAACCGGCGAAGTGCATTATGGCCGTGTGCCTGCAGGCTCAGTCGTAGTATCGGGCAACTTACCCTCAGCCTGTGGCAAATACAGCTTGTATGCCGCCATCATAGTCAAAAAAGTTGACGCTAAGACACGTGCTAAAGTCGGTATTAACGAACTTTTACGAATCGTAGATTAA
- the glnD gene encoding bifunctional uridylyltransferase/uridylyl-removing protein GlnD, whose amino-acid sequence MNSALVAKQQLAELNQRLMAQFTANESIELLVSQRSQFVDQLLNSTWQRLGLNEFSITLVAVGGYGRSELHPHSDIDLLILLQNDTVCQQAEMQLSAFITFLWDAGLEVGHSVRTLAQTLEQGRDDITIATNLIEARYLCGDEYQFDLLYDSIRQQDFWPSERFYDAKKTEQQNRHTKGSAFDLEPNLKTCPGGLRDIQTIAWVAMRHFDAAKLEDLVAHEFLTPSELDELLECQRFLWQLRFALHMISNRNENRLLFDLQRQVASIMGYEDATQLAVEQLMKKYYRTVRSVIELNEMLLQLFKRATLGQTHALVIQPINECYQRRGRFIEVLDGGLFSRCPEEIIRLFLIVAKNSNIQGIYAPTLRLLREARQDLASPLQENSACRKAFMDILKHPRGIGSLSLMHKHGILSSYLPAWRKIEGQMQFDLFHAYTVDEHTHRLLLNIDRFSQAEQKDEFPLGAILINQLPKKGLLVLGAIFHDIAKGRGGDHSKLGAKDALDFCKLHGLNDHDGRMVAWLVEHHLVMSITAQRRDISDPEVVAEFAHKVRDAVHLSYLYCLTVADICATNEKTWNSWKGSLLRDLYFSTQRVLATGKEKPIDMRARVREIQAKAKKELLRRGIKEKEMEALWSRFKTDYFLRHQASQVAWHTEAIIKQSHQDEPLILLSKQATRGGTELFIYSKDKPKLFATVMTVLDNKNINVHDANIMTSKDNYALDTFVILEQDGETISQLSRIQSIRKALEKALASDNPKLPKFRKMARIMRPFNVPTQVSFLPSARQGTSMMELIALDSPGLLAKVGDIFYRCQVTLIAAKITTIGERAEDFFILQTHEGKALDEASQQKLAQSLSLALSSHAPSM is encoded by the coding sequence ATGAATAGCGCGCTGGTCGCCAAACAACAGCTTGCGGAATTAAACCAGCGTTTAATGGCGCAGTTCACCGCGAACGAGTCAATTGAATTGCTCGTCAGTCAGCGCAGTCAATTTGTGGATCAACTGCTCAATTCAACTTGGCAGCGTTTAGGCCTTAACGAGTTTTCTATTACTCTGGTTGCCGTTGGCGGTTACGGTCGCAGTGAACTTCACCCTCACTCAGACATAGACTTACTCATCTTGTTGCAAAATGATACCGTCTGCCAACAAGCTGAGATGCAACTTAGCGCTTTTATTACCTTTTTATGGGATGCAGGCCTTGAAGTTGGCCACAGTGTGCGTACTTTGGCACAAACCTTAGAACAAGGTCGCGACGATATCACCATAGCCACCAATCTTATCGAAGCGCGCTATTTATGTGGCGATGAGTACCAGTTTGATTTGCTCTATGACAGCATACGTCAACAGGATTTTTGGCCGTCAGAGCGATTTTATGATGCAAAAAAAACCGAGCAGCAAAATCGCCATACCAAGGGCAGCGCCTTCGATTTAGAACCCAACCTCAAGACCTGTCCCGGTGGCCTTAGGGACATTCAAACCATTGCCTGGGTCGCTATGCGTCATTTTGATGCCGCCAAACTCGAAGATTTGGTGGCCCACGAGTTTTTAACCCCATCAGAACTCGATGAACTCTTGGAGTGCCAACGTTTCTTGTGGCAACTCAGATTTGCGCTGCACATGATTTCCAATCGTAATGAAAATAGGCTTCTGTTCGATTTACAGCGCCAAGTTGCCAGCATTATGGGCTATGAAGATGCTACCCAGCTGGCGGTGGAGCAGTTAATGAAAAAGTACTATCGCACGGTTCGCAGTGTGATAGAGCTGAATGAAATGCTGCTGCAATTGTTTAAACGTGCCACCTTAGGTCAGACTCACGCTTTAGTTATCCAGCCTATCAATGAATGCTATCAACGCCGTGGCCGCTTTATTGAAGTGCTCGATGGAGGCCTATTTAGTCGCTGCCCAGAAGAAATTATCCGTTTGTTTCTCATTGTGGCAAAAAACTCCAATATCCAGGGCATTTATGCCCCAACACTAAGATTACTTCGTGAGGCAAGGCAAGACTTAGCAAGCCCCTTGCAAGAGAATTCAGCCTGTCGTAAAGCCTTTATGGACATTTTGAAGCACCCCAGAGGCATAGGGTCCTTGTCCTTGATGCATAAACACGGGATTTTATCTTCATATTTACCGGCATGGCGTAAAATTGAAGGCCAGATGCAATTTGATCTATTTCATGCCTACACTGTGGATGAGCACACCCACAGATTACTGCTTAATATTGACCGTTTTTCACAGGCCGAGCAAAAAGATGAATTCCCATTAGGGGCTATCCTGATTAACCAATTGCCCAAAAAAGGCTTGCTCGTCCTTGGCGCTATCTTTCATGACATCGCCAAAGGTCGCGGCGGCGATCACAGCAAACTGGGGGCTAAGGATGCCTTGGATTTTTGCAAACTGCACGGTCTTAACGATCATGATGGCCGCATGGTCGCTTGGTTGGTTGAGCATCATCTGGTGATGTCCATCACAGCCCAGAGGCGGGATATCTCAGATCCCGAAGTAGTGGCTGAATTTGCCCATAAAGTCCGTGATGCCGTGCATTTAAGCTATCTGTATTGTTTAACCGTTGCCGATATTTGTGCCACCAATGAAAAAACCTGGAACAGCTGGAAAGGCTCCTTACTGCGAGACTTGTACTTCTCCACCCAAAGGGTATTGGCAACTGGCAAGGAAAAGCCCATAGACATGCGCGCTAGGGTGCGAGAAATACAGGCCAAGGCCAAGAAAGAGCTATTGAGACGTGGGATTAAAGAAAAGGAGATGGAGGCCCTTTGGAGCCGCTTCAAAACTGATTATTTTCTGCGTCACCAAGCAAGCCAAGTGGCTTGGCATACTGAAGCCATCATCAAGCAAAGCCATCAAGATGAGCCCTTGATTTTATTATCCAAACAGGCGACCCGTGGCGGCACTGAATTATTTATCTACAGCAAAGATAAACCCAAATTATTTGCCACTGTGATGACAGTGCTGGATAATAAAAATATCAATGTTCATGATGCTAACATCATGACATCAAAAGATAATTATGCGTTAGATACCTTCGTCATTCTAGAACAAGACGGTGAAACTATTAGCCAGTTATCACGTATACAGAGCATACGAAAGGCACTGGAAAAAGCCCTCGCCAGCGACAACCCTAAGTTACCAAAATTTAGGAAAATGGCGCGAATAATGCGCCCCTTTAACGTCCCGACTCAGGTAAGTTTCTTGCCTAGCGCCCGTCAAGGCACCAGCATGATGGAGCTCATCGCCTTAGACAGCCCGGGATTATTGGCAAAAGTGGGCGATATTTTTTACCGCTGCCAGGTGACGTTAATTGCTGCGAAGATCACCACTATTGGCGAGCGAGCTGAAGATTTCTTTATTTTACAAACTCATGAAGGTAAAGCCTTGGATGAAGCTTCGCAGCAAAAATTAGCTCAGAGTCTTAGTTTAGCTTTATCATCCCATGCACCGAGCATGTAA
- the map gene encoding type I methionyl aminopeptidase, with translation MSIVIKTAEEIEKMRAAGKLAAEVLAMIAPHVKAGVTTDELNDICAKYTEEQGAISAPLNYHGFPKSICTSVNDVICHGIPSSYVLKDGDILNIDITVIKDGFHGDTSKMFLIGEVSAKDKRLCRIAQESLYLAIRKVRPGMKLGEIGTAIEKFIKASKTGLDKYSIVQDYCGHGIGAGFHEEPQIVHYKNNDKTVLRPGMCFTIEPMINAGRQTSVLDREDNWTVTTADGKNSAQWEHTLLVTATGVEVITLRDEEDFPRIINH, from the coding sequence ATGAGCATAGTCATTAAGACAGCAGAAGAAATCGAGAAAATGCGCGCCGCCGGCAAACTTGCCGCCGAGGTGTTAGCCATGATTGCCCCCCATGTTAAAGCAGGCGTCACTACAGACGAGCTTAATGATATCTGTGCCAAGTACACAGAAGAGCAAGGTGCGATATCGGCGCCGCTTAATTACCATGGCTTTCCAAAATCGATTTGCACCTCTGTTAATGATGTTATCTGTCACGGCATTCCATCAAGCTACGTCTTAAAAGATGGCGACATACTCAATATCGATATTACCGTCATCAAAGACGGCTTTCATGGCGATACCTCTAAGATGTTCCTCATCGGTGAAGTCAGCGCCAAAGACAAGCGCCTTTGCCGTATCGCTCAAGAAAGCCTGTACTTAGCCATACGTAAAGTCCGTCCGGGCATGAAACTCGGCGAGATTGGCACTGCAATAGAAAAATTCATCAAGGCCAGCAAAACAGGACTTGATAAGTACTCCATAGTGCAAGATTATTGTGGTCATGGTATTGGCGCAGGCTTTCATGAAGAGCCGCAAATCGTCCATTACAAGAACAATGATAAAACCGTGTTACGTCCTGGTATGTGTTTCACCATAGAGCCTATGATCAATGCTGGCCGTCAAACTAGCGTACTCGATAGAGAAGATAACTGGACTGTCACCACAGCCGATGGCAAAAACTCGGCCCAGTGGGAACATACTTTACTGGTTACCGCCACTGGAGTTGAAGTGATTACCTTGCGCGACGAAGAAGACTTCCCACGCATCATCAATCATTAA
- the rpsB gene encoding 30S ribosomal protein S2, which yields MTTVTMRDMLQAGVHFGHQTRYWNPKMKPFIFGARNGVHIINLEHTVPMFNEALAFISNVASKKGKVLFVGTKRAAGEAIKESALSCDQYYVDHRWLGGMLTNWKTVRQSIKRLKELESQSVDGTFDKLTKKEALMRTRELEKLEKSLGGIKNMGGLPDVLFVIGADHEHIAIKEANNLGIPVVAVVDTNSAPDGVNYIVPGNDDAMRAIRLYTSSVAAAANSGRGQDLAVQAEQDGFVEAV from the coding sequence ATGACTACTGTTACAATGCGCGACATGCTACAAGCCGGTGTTCACTTCGGTCACCAAACACGTTACTGGAACCCAAAGATGAAGCCATTCATCTTCGGTGCTCGCAACGGTGTACACATCATCAACCTTGAGCACACTGTGCCTATGTTCAACGAAGCGTTAGCTTTCATCAGCAACGTAGCGTCTAAAAAAGGCAAAGTGTTATTCGTTGGTACTAAACGTGCCGCTGGCGAAGCAATCAAAGAGTCAGCTCTTTCTTGTGACCAGTACTATGTTGATCACCGTTGGTTAGGTGGTATGTTGACTAACTGGAAAACAGTTCGTCAATCAATCAAGCGTCTTAAAGAGCTAGAAAGCCAGTCAGTAGACGGTACTTTCGACAAGCTAACTAAGAAAGAAGCCTTGATGCGTACTCGCGAACTAGAGAAGTTAGAAAAATCTTTAGGCGGGATCAAGAACATGGGCGGTTTACCTGACGTATTATTCGTTATCGGTGCTGACCATGAGCATATCGCTATTAAAGAAGCTAACAACCTAGGTATCCCAGTTGTTGCTGTTGTTGATACAAACTCTGCGCCAGATGGTGTTAACTACATCGTTCCTGGTAACGACGACGCTATGCGTGCTATCCGTTTGTACACTTCTTCTGTTGCAGCAGCTGCGAACTCTGGCCGTGGTCAAGATCTAGCTGTTCAAGCAGAGCAAGACGGTTTCGTAGAAGCTGTTTAA
- the tsf gene encoding translation elongation factor Ts, with product MAITAAQVKELRDRTGAGMMDCKNALTETNGDIELAIDNMRKSGAAKAAKKAGNIAADGTILIKNGEGFAALLEVNCQTDFVAKDSNFLAFANAVLDVAAASKVTIEELKAQFEETRVALVTKIGENINVRRVEYIDGANLASYRHGERIGVVVAGEADEETLKHIAMHVAASKPEFVNPEDVPAELVEREQALQIEIAMNEGKPAEIAEKMVVGRMKKFTGEISLTGQAFIMEPKKTVGEILKEKKASVSNFIRLEVGEGIEKKEEDFAAEVAAQIAATKKA from the coding sequence ATGGCAATTACTGCTGCCCAAGTTAAAGAACTTCGTGACCGCACTGGCGCTGGCATGATGGACTGTAAGAATGCACTGACTGAAACTAACGGTGACATCGAACTAGCGATTGATAACATGCGTAAGAGCGGCGCTGCAAAAGCGGCTAAAAAAGCCGGTAACATCGCTGCTGACGGTACTATCTTAATCAAGAATGGCGAAGGTTTCGCGGCTCTTTTAGAAGTAAACTGTCAAACAGACTTCGTTGCTAAAGATTCAAACTTTTTAGCGTTCGCTAACGCTGTGTTAGACGTTGCTGCTGCATCTAAAGTGACTATCGAAGAGCTAAAAGCACAGTTTGAAGAAACACGTGTTGCACTTGTGACTAAAATCGGTGAAAACATCAACGTTCGTCGCGTTGAGTACATCGACGGCGCAAACCTAGCTTCTTACCGTCACGGTGAGCGTATTGGTGTTGTTGTTGCCGGCGAAGCTGATGAAGAGACACTTAAGCACATCGCTATGCATGTTGCTGCTTCAAAGCCTGAATTCGTAAACCCTGAAGATGTGCCTGCTGAACTTGTAGAAAGAGAGCAAGCGCTTCAGATCGAAATCGCGATGAATGAAGGCAAGCCTGCTGAAATCGCTGAGAAAATGGTTGTTGGCCGTATGAAGAAGTTCACTGGTGAGATTTCTCTTACTGGTCAAGCTTTCATCATGGAGCCTAAGAAAACTGTTGGCGAAATTCTTAAAGAGAAAAAAGCTTCAGTATCTAACTTCATTCGTTTAGAAGTGGGTGAAGGTATCGAGAAGAAAGAAGAAGATTTTGCTGCTGAAGTCGCTGCACAAATCGCTGCTACTAAAAAGGCGTAA
- the pyrH gene encoding UMP kinase produces the protein MSTNPKPAFRRILLKLSGEALMGEEGFGIDPKVLDRMAQEVKELVELGIQVGVVIGGGNLFRGEGLAKAGMNRVVGDHMGMLATVMNGLAMRDALHRAYVNARLMSAIPLKGVCDDYNWAEAISLLKSGRVVIFAAGTGNPFCTTDSAACLRGIEIEAEVVLKGTKVDGVYSADPMKDPDAVKHDVLSYNEVLERELKVMDLAAFTLARDHNMPILVFNMNKPGALRRVIMGEEEGTYIKNLN, from the coding sequence ATGAGCACCAATCCCAAACCTGCATTTAGACGCATTCTTCTTAAATTAAGTGGTGAAGCCTTAATGGGCGAAGAAGGCTTTGGCATAGACCCCAAAGTACTTGACCGTATGGCTCAAGAAGTTAAAGAGTTGGTTGAATTAGGCATTCAAGTGGGTGTGGTTATTGGTGGTGGCAACCTGTTTCGTGGTGAAGGCTTAGCAAAAGCTGGCATGAACCGCGTGGTTGGCGATCATATGGGTATGCTGGCGACAGTAATGAATGGCTTAGCTATGCGTGATGCATTGCACCGTGCTTATGTCAATGCGCGTCTTATGTCAGCCATACCGCTAAAAGGTGTGTGTGACGATTACAACTGGGCTGAAGCCATCAGTTTATTAAAGTCTGGCCGCGTGGTGATTTTTGCTGCCGGTACCGGTAATCCATTTTGCACCACAGATTCAGCAGCCTGTTTACGCGGTATTGAAATCGAAGCTGAAGTGGTACTGAAAGGCACCAAAGTGGATGGGGTTTATTCTGCCGATCCTATGAAAGACCCAGACGCCGTTAAGCACGATGTCTTAAGTTACAATGAAGTGTTAGAGCGTGAGCTCAAAGTGATGGACTTAGCTGCCTTTACCTTAGCTAGGGATCATAATATGCCCATTCTTGTGTTTAACATGAATAAGCCCGGTGCATTACGCCGTGTTATCATGGGCGAAGAAGAAGGCACTTATATTAAGAATTTGAACTGA
- the frr gene encoding ribosome recycling factor, translated as MIETILLDAQERMGKCVDATKNQMAKVRTGRAHPSLLDSIQVSYYGAMSPLKQVANVGIEDSRTLSVTVFDRSMVQAVEKAIMTSDLGLNPMTAGATLRIPLPALTEERRKDFIKVVRNEAENGRIAIRNVRRDAISEVKKLEKAKECTEDDVRRSEDEVQKYTDAHIKNVDEVLTAKEKELMEV; from the coding sequence GTGATAGAAACAATTTTGTTAGATGCCCAAGAGCGTATGGGCAAATGTGTTGATGCAACTAAAAACCAAATGGCGAAAGTACGCACAGGTCGTGCTCACCCAAGCCTATTAGATTCGATTCAAGTGTCATATTACGGTGCTATGTCGCCGCTTAAGCAAGTGGCTAACGTAGGTATCGAAGACTCGCGTACCTTGTCAGTGACTGTGTTTGATCGCTCTATGGTTCAGGCCGTAGAAAAAGCCATCATGACGTCAGATCTAGGTTTAAACCCTATGACGGCTGGCGCGACACTGCGTATTCCGTTACCTGCATTGACTGAAGAACGTCGTAAAGACTTCATCAAGGTAGTACGTAATGAAGCCGAAAATGGTCGTATCGCTATTCGTAATGTGCGCCGCGACGCTATCAGTGAAGTGAAAAAGCTTGAAAAAGCCAAAGAGTGCACTGAAGATGATGTACGCCGCAGCGAAGATGAAGTGCAAAAGTATACTGATGCACACATCAAAAATGTCGATGAAGTTTTAACCGCAAAAGAAAAAGAGTTAATGGAAGTTTAA